Proteins co-encoded in one Medicago truncatula cultivar Jemalong A17 chromosome 8, MtrunA17r5.0-ANR, whole genome shotgun sequence genomic window:
- the LOC11409291 gene encoding G-type lectin S-receptor-like serine/threonine-protein kinase CES101 isoform X1, whose amino-acid sequence MISFEIKKQVVLIYLWLWWNTTATNICVKATSDSLKPGDTLNSKSKLCSKQGKFCLYFNRTLDSEDAHLVIGINADYGAVVWMYDRNHSIDLNSAVLSLDYSGVLKIQSQNRKPIIICSSPQPINTLATILDTGNFVLRQIYPNGTKSILWQSFDYPITTLIPTMKLGVNRKTGHNWSLVSWLAPSLPNSGGFSVEWEPMEGELNIKQRGKVYWKSGKLNSNGLFKNILVKVQHVYQYIIVSNKDEDSFTFEIKDQNYKMFPGWELFSTGMLTSSEGEIANADMCYGYNTDGGCQKWEDIPTCREPGEVFKKMTGRPNTDSATIQDNVTYGYSDCKISCWRNCECNGFQEFYRNGTGCIFYSSNSTQDVDLEYSNIYNVMVKPTLNHHVNAGKSMRIWIGVAIAAAILLLCPLLLFVAKKKQKYARKDIKSKREENEMQDLASSHESFGVKDLEDDFKGHDIKVFNYSSILEATMNFSPENKLGQGGYGPVYKGILPTGQEIAVKRLSKTSGQGIVEFKNEFVLICELQHTNLVQLLGCCIHQEERILIYEYMPNKSLDFYLFDSTRRKCLDWKKRLNIIEGISQGLLYLHKYSRLKIIHRDLKASNILLDENMNPKISDFGMARMFTQQESVVNTNRIVGTYGYMSPEYAMEGICSTKSDVYSFGVLLLEIICGRRNNSFYDVDRPLNLIGHAWELWNDGEYLQLMDPTLNDTFVPDEVQKCIHVGLLCVEQYANNRPTMSDVISMLTNKYAPTTLPRRPAFYVTREIFEGETTSKGLDTDTYSMTAISTSCEVEGKI is encoded by the exons atgataAGCTTTGAAATAAAGAAACAAGTTGTATTGATATACTTATGGTTGTGGTGGAATACAACTGCTACTAATATTTGTGTTAAAGCAACAAGTGATAGTTTGAAGCCAGGTGATACATTGAATTCGAAATCCAAGTTATGTTCTAAACAAGGCAAGTTTTGTCTATATTTCAATCGAACATTAGATAGCGAAGATGCTCACTTGGTCATTGGTATTAATGCCGATTATGGCGCAGTAGTGTGGATGTATGATAGAAATCATTCCATTGACTTAAATTCAGCAGTTCTTTCACTAGATTATTCTGGTGTGCTCAAAATACAATCACAAAATAGGAAACCAATAATCATATGCTCTTCACCTCAACCCATAAACACTTTGGCCACTATATTAGACACAGGTAACTTTGTGCTTCGACAAATTTACCCCAACGGGACAAAGAGTATATTATGGCAGAGTTTTGATTATCCCATAACCACTTTGATCCCAACGATGAAGTTAGGTGTTAACCGAAAAACCGGACATAATTGGTCATTGGTTTCGTGGTTGGCTCCTTCGCTACCGAATTCAGGTGGATTTAGTGTTGAATGGGAACCAATGGAAGGTGAATTGAACATCAAGCAACGCGGCAAAGTGTATTGGAAAAGCGGAAAACTTAACAGCAATGGATTATTCAAGAACATTCTAGTGAAAGTTCAACATGTGTATCAATACATTATTGTCTCTAACAAGGATGAAGACTCCTTCACTTTCGAAATCAAAGATCAGAATTATAAGATGTTCCCAGGGTGGGAACTGTTCTCAACGGGGATGTTAACGAGTAGTGAAGGAGAGATTGCTAACGCAGATATGTGTTATGGCTATAATACCGATGGAGGGTGCCAAAAATGGGAGGATATACCAACCTGCAGGGAACCCGGTGAGgtgtttaaaaaaatgacagGCAGACCCAACACCGACAGTGCAACCATCCAAGACAATGTGACTTATGGTTACAGTGATTGTAAGATCAGTTGTTGGAGAAACTGTGAATGCAATGGGTTCCAAGAATTTTATCGTAATGGGACTGGATGTATATTTTATTCATCGAATTCGACACAAGATGTTGATTTGGAGTATTCCAATATCTATAACGTCATGGTAAAGCCAACACTAAATCACCATG TCAATGCAGGTAAAAGCATGCGGATATGGATTGGTGTTGCAATAGCAGCTGCTATACTCCTATTATGCCCACTTCTTTTATTTGTCgcgaaaaagaaacaaaaatatgcaCGTAAAG ATATCAAAAGTAAAAGAGAGGAGAATGAGATGCAAGATTTGGCATCTTCCCATGAATCCTTTGGTGTCAAAGATCTTGAAGATGACTTCAAAGGACATGATATAAAAGTTTTTAACTATTCATCAATTTTGGAAGCAACTATGAACTTTTCACCTGAAAACAAGTTAGGGCAGGGAGGTTATGGACCTGTTTATAAG GGAATTTTGCCAACCGGGCAAGAAATTGCTGTAAAAAGACTTTCAAAGACATCTGGACAAGGAATTGTGGAATTCAAAAATGAATTCGTACTTATATGTGAACTTCAGCACACAAATCTTGTCCAACTACTTGGTTGCTGCATTCATCAAGAAGAAAGGATTCTAATATATGAATACATGCCAAACAAAAGCTTGGATTTCTATCTATTTG ATTCTACAAGAAGGAAATGTCTAGATTGGAAGAAGCGCTTGAACATAATAGAAGGAATATCTCAAGGATTACTCTATCTTCACAAGTACTCAAGACTCAAAATCATTCATCGAGACTTGAAGGCTAGCAACATACTTCTGGATGAGAATATGAACCCTAAAATTTCTGATTTTGGCATGGCAAGAATGTTCACACAACAAGAATCCGTAGTAAATACCAACAGGATTGTTGGGACATA TGGATACATGTCTCCAGAGTATGCCATGGAAGGGATTTGTTCTACTAAGTCTGATGTCTACAGCTTTGGTGTGCTGCTACTTGAAATTATCTGTGGAAGAAGAAACAATAGCTTCTATGATGTTGATCGCCCACTAAATCTAATCGGACAT GCATGGGAGCTATGGAATGATGGTGAGTATCTACAATTAATGGATCCAACATTAAATGACACATTTGTTCCTGATGAAGTGCAAAAGTGCATTCATGTTGGTCTCTTATGTGTAGAACAATATGCAAATAATCGACCTACAATGTCTGATGTTATATCAATGTTAACAAACAAATACGCACCGACAACCTTACCAAGAAGACCAGCATTTTATGTTACCAGAGAGATCTTCGAAGGGGAAACAACTTCTAAAGGGCTAGATACTGACACCTATTCTATGACTGCAATTTCTACATCATGTGAAGTAGAAGGGAAAATATAA
- the LOC11409291 gene encoding G-type lectin S-receptor-like serine/threonine-protein kinase CES101 isoform X3: MISFEIKKQVVLIYLWLWWNTTATNICVKATSDSLKPGDTLNSKSKLCSKQGKFCLYFNRTLDSEDAHLVIGINADYGAVVWMYDRNHSIDLNSAVLSLDYSGVLKIQSQNRKPIIICSSPQPINTLATILDTGNFVLRQIYPNGTKSILWQSFDYPITTLIPTMKLGVNRKTGHNWSLVSWLAPSLPNSGGFSVEWEPMEGELNIKQRGKVYWKSGKLNSNGLFKNILVKVQHVYQYIIVSNKDEDSFTFEIKDQNYKMFPGWELFSTGMLTSSEGEIANADMCYGYNTDGGCQKWEDIPTCREPGEVFKKMTGRPNTDSATIQDNVTYGYSDCKISCWRNCECNGFQEFYRNGTGCIFYSSNSTQDVDLEYSNIYNVMVKPTLNHHVNAGKSMRIWIGVAIAAAILLLCPLLLFVAKKKQKYARKDIKSKREENEMQDLASSHESFGVKDLEDDFKGHDIKVFNYSSILEATMNFSPENKLGQGGYGPVYKGILPTGQEIAVKRLSKTSGQGIVEFKNEFVLICELQHTNLVQLLGCCIHQEERILIYEYMPNKSLDFYLFDSTRRKCLDWKKRLNIIEGISQGLLYLHKYSRLKIIHRDLKASNILLDENMNPKISDFGMARMFTQQESVVNTNRIVGTYGYMSPEYAMEGICSTKSDVYSFGVLLLEIICGRRNNSFYDVDRPLNLIGHAWELWNDEQYANNRPTMSDVISMLTNKYAPTTLPRRPAFYVTREIFEGETTSKGLDTDTYSMTAISTSCEVEGKI; the protein is encoded by the exons atgataAGCTTTGAAATAAAGAAACAAGTTGTATTGATATACTTATGGTTGTGGTGGAATACAACTGCTACTAATATTTGTGTTAAAGCAACAAGTGATAGTTTGAAGCCAGGTGATACATTGAATTCGAAATCCAAGTTATGTTCTAAACAAGGCAAGTTTTGTCTATATTTCAATCGAACATTAGATAGCGAAGATGCTCACTTGGTCATTGGTATTAATGCCGATTATGGCGCAGTAGTGTGGATGTATGATAGAAATCATTCCATTGACTTAAATTCAGCAGTTCTTTCACTAGATTATTCTGGTGTGCTCAAAATACAATCACAAAATAGGAAACCAATAATCATATGCTCTTCACCTCAACCCATAAACACTTTGGCCACTATATTAGACACAGGTAACTTTGTGCTTCGACAAATTTACCCCAACGGGACAAAGAGTATATTATGGCAGAGTTTTGATTATCCCATAACCACTTTGATCCCAACGATGAAGTTAGGTGTTAACCGAAAAACCGGACATAATTGGTCATTGGTTTCGTGGTTGGCTCCTTCGCTACCGAATTCAGGTGGATTTAGTGTTGAATGGGAACCAATGGAAGGTGAATTGAACATCAAGCAACGCGGCAAAGTGTATTGGAAAAGCGGAAAACTTAACAGCAATGGATTATTCAAGAACATTCTAGTGAAAGTTCAACATGTGTATCAATACATTATTGTCTCTAACAAGGATGAAGACTCCTTCACTTTCGAAATCAAAGATCAGAATTATAAGATGTTCCCAGGGTGGGAACTGTTCTCAACGGGGATGTTAACGAGTAGTGAAGGAGAGATTGCTAACGCAGATATGTGTTATGGCTATAATACCGATGGAGGGTGCCAAAAATGGGAGGATATACCAACCTGCAGGGAACCCGGTGAGgtgtttaaaaaaatgacagGCAGACCCAACACCGACAGTGCAACCATCCAAGACAATGTGACTTATGGTTACAGTGATTGTAAGATCAGTTGTTGGAGAAACTGTGAATGCAATGGGTTCCAAGAATTTTATCGTAATGGGACTGGATGTATATTTTATTCATCGAATTCGACACAAGATGTTGATTTGGAGTATTCCAATATCTATAACGTCATGGTAAAGCCAACACTAAATCACCATG TCAATGCAGGTAAAAGCATGCGGATATGGATTGGTGTTGCAATAGCAGCTGCTATACTCCTATTATGCCCACTTCTTTTATTTGTCgcgaaaaagaaacaaaaatatgcaCGTAAAG ATATCAAAAGTAAAAGAGAGGAGAATGAGATGCAAGATTTGGCATCTTCCCATGAATCCTTTGGTGTCAAAGATCTTGAAGATGACTTCAAAGGACATGATATAAAAGTTTTTAACTATTCATCAATTTTGGAAGCAACTATGAACTTTTCACCTGAAAACAAGTTAGGGCAGGGAGGTTATGGACCTGTTTATAAG GGAATTTTGCCAACCGGGCAAGAAATTGCTGTAAAAAGACTTTCAAAGACATCTGGACAAGGAATTGTGGAATTCAAAAATGAATTCGTACTTATATGTGAACTTCAGCACACAAATCTTGTCCAACTACTTGGTTGCTGCATTCATCAAGAAGAAAGGATTCTAATATATGAATACATGCCAAACAAAAGCTTGGATTTCTATCTATTTG ATTCTACAAGAAGGAAATGTCTAGATTGGAAGAAGCGCTTGAACATAATAGAAGGAATATCTCAAGGATTACTCTATCTTCACAAGTACTCAAGACTCAAAATCATTCATCGAGACTTGAAGGCTAGCAACATACTTCTGGATGAGAATATGAACCCTAAAATTTCTGATTTTGGCATGGCAAGAATGTTCACACAACAAGAATCCGTAGTAAATACCAACAGGATTGTTGGGACATA TGGATACATGTCTCCAGAGTATGCCATGGAAGGGATTTGTTCTACTAAGTCTGATGTCTACAGCTTTGGTGTGCTGCTACTTGAAATTATCTGTGGAAGAAGAAACAATAGCTTCTATGATGTTGATCGCCCACTAAATCTAATCGGACAT GCATGGGAGCTATGGAATGATG AACAATATGCAAATAATCGACCTACAATGTCTGATGTTATATCAATGTTAACAAACAAATACGCACCGACAACCTTACCAAGAAGACCAGCATTTTATGTTACCAGAGAGATCTTCGAAGGGGAAACAACTTCTAAAGGGCTAGATACTGACACCTATTCTATGACTGCAATTTCTACATCATGTGAAGTAGAAGGGAAAATATAA
- the LOC11409291 gene encoding G-type lectin S-receptor-like serine/threonine-protein kinase CES101 isoform X2 — translation MISFEIKKQVVLIYLWLWWNTTATNICVKATSDSLKPGDTLNSKSKLCSKQGKFCLYFNRTLDSEDAHLVIGINADYGAVVWMYDRNHSIDLNSAVLSLDYSGVLKIQSQNRKPIIICSSPQPINTLATILDTGNFVLRQIYPNGTKSILWQSFDYPITTLIPTMKLGVNRKTGHNWSLVSWLAPSLPNSGGFSVEWEPMEGELNIKQRGKVYWKSGKLNSNGLFKNILVKVQHVYQYIIVSNKDEDSFTFEIKDQNYKMFPGWELFSTGMLTSSEGEIANADMCYGYNTDGGCQKWEDIPTCREPGEVFKKMTGRPNTDSATIQDNVTYGYSDCKISCWRNCECNGFQEFYRNGTGCIFYSSNSTQDVDLEYSNIYNVMVKPTLNHHGKSMRIWIGVAIAAAILLLCPLLLFVAKKKQKYARKDIKSKREENEMQDLASSHESFGVKDLEDDFKGHDIKVFNYSSILEATMNFSPENKLGQGGYGPVYKGILPTGQEIAVKRLSKTSGQGIVEFKNEFVLICELQHTNLVQLLGCCIHQEERILIYEYMPNKSLDFYLFDSTRRKCLDWKKRLNIIEGISQGLLYLHKYSRLKIIHRDLKASNILLDENMNPKISDFGMARMFTQQESVVNTNRIVGTYGYMSPEYAMEGICSTKSDVYSFGVLLLEIICGRRNNSFYDVDRPLNLIGHAWELWNDGEYLQLMDPTLNDTFVPDEVQKCIHVGLLCVEQYANNRPTMSDVISMLTNKYAPTTLPRRPAFYVTREIFEGETTSKGLDTDTYSMTAISTSCEVEGKI, via the exons atgataAGCTTTGAAATAAAGAAACAAGTTGTATTGATATACTTATGGTTGTGGTGGAATACAACTGCTACTAATATTTGTGTTAAAGCAACAAGTGATAGTTTGAAGCCAGGTGATACATTGAATTCGAAATCCAAGTTATGTTCTAAACAAGGCAAGTTTTGTCTATATTTCAATCGAACATTAGATAGCGAAGATGCTCACTTGGTCATTGGTATTAATGCCGATTATGGCGCAGTAGTGTGGATGTATGATAGAAATCATTCCATTGACTTAAATTCAGCAGTTCTTTCACTAGATTATTCTGGTGTGCTCAAAATACAATCACAAAATAGGAAACCAATAATCATATGCTCTTCACCTCAACCCATAAACACTTTGGCCACTATATTAGACACAGGTAACTTTGTGCTTCGACAAATTTACCCCAACGGGACAAAGAGTATATTATGGCAGAGTTTTGATTATCCCATAACCACTTTGATCCCAACGATGAAGTTAGGTGTTAACCGAAAAACCGGACATAATTGGTCATTGGTTTCGTGGTTGGCTCCTTCGCTACCGAATTCAGGTGGATTTAGTGTTGAATGGGAACCAATGGAAGGTGAATTGAACATCAAGCAACGCGGCAAAGTGTATTGGAAAAGCGGAAAACTTAACAGCAATGGATTATTCAAGAACATTCTAGTGAAAGTTCAACATGTGTATCAATACATTATTGTCTCTAACAAGGATGAAGACTCCTTCACTTTCGAAATCAAAGATCAGAATTATAAGATGTTCCCAGGGTGGGAACTGTTCTCAACGGGGATGTTAACGAGTAGTGAAGGAGAGATTGCTAACGCAGATATGTGTTATGGCTATAATACCGATGGAGGGTGCCAAAAATGGGAGGATATACCAACCTGCAGGGAACCCGGTGAGgtgtttaaaaaaatgacagGCAGACCCAACACCGACAGTGCAACCATCCAAGACAATGTGACTTATGGTTACAGTGATTGTAAGATCAGTTGTTGGAGAAACTGTGAATGCAATGGGTTCCAAGAATTTTATCGTAATGGGACTGGATGTATATTTTATTCATCGAATTCGACACAAGATGTTGATTTGGAGTATTCCAATATCTATAACGTCATGGTAAAGCCAACACTAAATCACCATG GTAAAAGCATGCGGATATGGATTGGTGTTGCAATAGCAGCTGCTATACTCCTATTATGCCCACTTCTTTTATTTGTCgcgaaaaagaaacaaaaatatgcaCGTAAAG ATATCAAAAGTAAAAGAGAGGAGAATGAGATGCAAGATTTGGCATCTTCCCATGAATCCTTTGGTGTCAAAGATCTTGAAGATGACTTCAAAGGACATGATATAAAAGTTTTTAACTATTCATCAATTTTGGAAGCAACTATGAACTTTTCACCTGAAAACAAGTTAGGGCAGGGAGGTTATGGACCTGTTTATAAG GGAATTTTGCCAACCGGGCAAGAAATTGCTGTAAAAAGACTTTCAAAGACATCTGGACAAGGAATTGTGGAATTCAAAAATGAATTCGTACTTATATGTGAACTTCAGCACACAAATCTTGTCCAACTACTTGGTTGCTGCATTCATCAAGAAGAAAGGATTCTAATATATGAATACATGCCAAACAAAAGCTTGGATTTCTATCTATTTG ATTCTACAAGAAGGAAATGTCTAGATTGGAAGAAGCGCTTGAACATAATAGAAGGAATATCTCAAGGATTACTCTATCTTCACAAGTACTCAAGACTCAAAATCATTCATCGAGACTTGAAGGCTAGCAACATACTTCTGGATGAGAATATGAACCCTAAAATTTCTGATTTTGGCATGGCAAGAATGTTCACACAACAAGAATCCGTAGTAAATACCAACAGGATTGTTGGGACATA TGGATACATGTCTCCAGAGTATGCCATGGAAGGGATTTGTTCTACTAAGTCTGATGTCTACAGCTTTGGTGTGCTGCTACTTGAAATTATCTGTGGAAGAAGAAACAATAGCTTCTATGATGTTGATCGCCCACTAAATCTAATCGGACAT GCATGGGAGCTATGGAATGATGGTGAGTATCTACAATTAATGGATCCAACATTAAATGACACATTTGTTCCTGATGAAGTGCAAAAGTGCATTCATGTTGGTCTCTTATGTGTAGAACAATATGCAAATAATCGACCTACAATGTCTGATGTTATATCAATGTTAACAAACAAATACGCACCGACAACCTTACCAAGAAGACCAGCATTTTATGTTACCAGAGAGATCTTCGAAGGGGAAACAACTTCTAAAGGGCTAGATACTGACACCTATTCTATGACTGCAATTTCTACATCATGTGAAGTAGAAGGGAAAATATAA